Proteins encoded by one window of Ovis canadensis isolate MfBH-ARS-UI-01 breed Bighorn chromosome 14, ARS-UI_OviCan_v2, whole genome shotgun sequence:
- the LOC138419315 gene encoding LOW QUALITY PROTEIN: putative killer cell immunoglobulin-like receptor-like protein KIR3DX1 (The sequence of the model RefSeq protein was modified relative to this genomic sequence to represent the inferred CDS: inserted 3 bases in 2 codons) translates to MCPTLLSLLSLGFSVGLRIWAAVGEYDKPSLSXPSPTVPLGQTVALQCHFHSPLKTFRLFKTDGASLTKLHGNHFNNFTLGPVTREHARSYTCSGLSRSLLGLSRHSDPLQIVVTGVSTKPSISAHPGPLARAGENVTLRCHSSMLLDKFILHRKSSTGHFQRRGETFTGGHAPADFPIGPXTLASAGTYRCYGSLRHSPYEWSAPSDPVDIIITGLSRKPSISAQGGPVVRSGENMTLVCSSESAFDQFHLLREGENLGRSQAGECGPGRALQAEFPLGPGTPAHSGVYRCYGSFSRSPYSWSDSRDPRVPVCHR, encoded by the exons ATGTGCCCCACACTCCTCAGCCTCCTGAGTCTCG GATTCTCTGTGGGTCTGAGGATCTGGGCAGCTGTGG GTGAATATGACAAGCCCTCTTTGTC GCCAAGCCCCACTGTTCCCTTAGGACAGACTGTGGCTCTTCAGTGTCACTTCCATTCTCCACTTAAGACATTTAGACTGTTCAAAACAGATGGGGccagtttgaccaagctccatgGAAATCATTTTAACAACTTCACACTTGGCCCGGTGACCAGAGAACATGCCAGGTCCTACACATGTTCCGGATTATCCAGGTCTCTCCTAGGGTTATCCAGACACAGTGACCCCCTGCAGATTGTGGTCACAG GTGTGTCCACAAAACCCTCCATCTCAGCCCACCCAGGCCCCCTCGCTCGTGCAGGAGAGAATGTGACCCTCCGCTGTCACTCATCGATGCTGCTTGACAAATTTATTCTGCACAGAAAAAGCAGCACAGGGCATTTCCAGAGACGTGGAGAGACGTTCACTGGTGGGCATGCCCCAGCTGACTTCCCCATTGGCC TGACTTTGGCGAGTGCGGGCACCTACAGATGCTATGGGTCCCTCAGACACTCCCCCTATGAGTGGTCAGCCCCAAGCGACCCCGTGGACATCATCATCACAG GTCTGTCCAGGAAACCCTCAATCTCAGCCCAGGGGGGCCCTGTGGTGAGGTCAGGGGAGAACATGACCTTGGTCTGCAGCTCCGAGAGTGCCTTTGACCAGTTCCATCTGCTCAGAGAGGGGGAGAACCTTGGGCGCTCGCAGGCTGGAGAGTGTGGCCCAGGCAGAGCACTCCAGGCAGAGTTCCCTCTGGGTCCTGGGACCCCAGCCCACAGCGGGGTCTACAGGTGCTACGGCTCCTTCTCTCGCTCTCCCTACTCGTGGTCAGACTCCAGAGACCCACGGGTTCCTGTCTGTCACAGGTGA